From a single Pempheris klunzingeri isolate RE-2024b chromosome 2, fPemKlu1.hap1, whole genome shotgun sequence genomic region:
- the nucks1a gene encoding nuclear ubiquitous casein and cyclin-dependent kinase substrate 1a — MSRPVRNRKVVNYSQFNESDDADEEYGDSKPKKVRTAPREPKHKRSKNSQDDSEESDDKLSKSKNDSADDFGSDEDNDFGEEEDEDGGSDYEEKRGKKAKKAKVEKPSKRGPKRKRAADDSDDDREVSRKRTVRQAASKAVSKQREILLGDGGSEDEEHEDQEESYMDPDESGSDEDFMVEDDDDSDYGHSKKRGKKVIRRGRPEKKEKKSPKPRLKATVTPSPMKGKGKGRPSAKALEKSSPKEEEEEDPESPLEEEEEEAEKKETSPAPKTTKEATGGDEEEEDEEEEDGSEEEAPSGED; from the exons ATGAGGAGTATGGCGACAGTAAGCCGAAGAAGGTGCGCACAGCCCCTCGTGAGCCCAAGCACAAGCGCTCAAAGAACTCACAGGATGACAG CGAGGAGTCTGATGACAAGCTCTCTAAATCCAAAAATGATTCAGcag ATGACTTTGGCAGCGATGAAGACAATGACtttggagaggaggaggatgaagatggagGAAGCGACTatgaagaaaaaagagggaaaaaggcaaagaaagcCAAGGTCGAGAAGCCCAGCAAGAGGGGGCCGAAGAGAAAACGGGCTGCAG atgacagtgatgatgacaGGGAAGTGAGTCGAAAGCGTACAGTGCGTCAGGCAGCCTCCAAGGCTGTGTCCAAACAGAGGGAGATCCTGCTGGGCGATGGAGGCAGCGAGGATGAGGAGCACGAAGACCAAGAGGAATCCTATATGGACC CTGACGAGTCCGGCAGCGATGAGGACTTCATggtggaggatgatgatgacagtgacTACGGTCACTCCAAGAAGAGAGGCAAGAAGGTGATTCGACGGGGACGGccggagaaaaaggagaagaaaagccCCAAACCCCGACTAAAGGCCACAG TGACCCCCAGCCCAATGAAAGGAAAGGGGAAGGGGCGCCCCAGTGCCAAGGCCCTGGAGAAGAGCTCAcccaaagaggaggaagaggaggacccTGAGAGTCccctggaggaagaggaggaggaggctgagaaaAAAGAGACCTCCCCCGCCCCCAAGACGACAAAGGAGGCCacaggaggagacgaggaggaggaagacgaagaggaagaggacggctCGGAAGAAGAGGCACCCTCTGGAGAAGACTAG